The proteins below are encoded in one region of Alistipes communis:
- a CDS encoding 3'-5' exonuclease, which produces MRDFAAIDFETANGQRTSVCSVGVVVVRGGRPSESIYRLIRPYPNYYSAFTTAIHGLTRSDTENAPSFPDVWGEIAPRIEGLPLVAHNSPFDEGCLRAVHAHYGLPYPDYRFLCTLSASRRRIKGLPNYQLHTVSAACGYLLERHHHALADAEACAEIALRLFG; this is translated from the coding sequence ATAAGGGATTTCGCGGCGATTGATTTCGAGACGGCCAACGGGCAGCGCACGAGCGTATGCAGCGTAGGCGTGGTCGTCGTTCGCGGCGGCCGTCCGTCGGAGAGCATCTACCGGTTGATCCGTCCCTACCCCAACTATTACTCCGCCTTCACTACGGCGATCCACGGTCTCACGCGCAGCGATACCGAGAATGCACCGTCGTTTCCCGACGTGTGGGGCGAGATCGCTCCGCGAATCGAGGGACTGCCGCTTGTGGCGCATAACTCGCCCTTCGACGAGGGGTGTCTGCGGGCTGTCCACGCCCATTACGGACTACCCTATCCCGACTACCGTTTCCTGTGTACGTTGAGCGCTTCGCGCCGTCGGATCAAAGGGTTGCCCAACTATCAGCTCCATACGGTCTCCGCAGCCTGCGGATACCTGCTCGAACGCCACCACCATGCACTGGCCGACGCCGAAGCCTGTGCGGAGATCGCCCTGCGGCTTTTCGGATAG
- a CDS encoding metal-dependent hydrolase family protein — protein sequence MDSQLLLNNVEIFNGKDARTFSGNLLIRNNRIETISAAPIETPSERPVTVIDGKGRFLMPGLIDAHWHAYLCCNTMTDLLAGDPSYTHLMAGREAAETLQRGFTAIRDAGGPVFGLKRAIDSGTLRGPRIYPSGAMISQTSGHGDFRMIYEHAHGGCGCEMAHVEQIGASKIADGADAVTAAVRENLRQGASQIKLMAGGGAASLYDPLDVTEFFEEELRAAVRAAEDWGTYVMVHVYNPRGIARALKAGVRSIEHGHLIDEPTMALLAESGAWLSMQAFAVEDNTYPSPVQQAKHLQICNGTDRTYRLAKKHGVKLAWGTDLLFDPANTKNQNHGIVKLQKWFTNFEILRMVTCDNARLLALSGARNPYPGNLGVIEEGALADLLVIEGNPLERIEVLENPHDNLRVIVKDGVVCKNTL from the coding sequence ATGGACTCGCAGCTCTTACTGAACAACGTCGAAATTTTCAACGGAAAGGACGCACGCACCTTCTCCGGCAACCTCCTGATCCGGAACAATCGGATCGAGACGATCTCGGCCGCTCCCATCGAAACGCCGTCGGAAAGGCCCGTCACGGTGATCGACGGAAAGGGACGATTTCTGATGCCCGGTCTCATCGATGCGCACTGGCACGCCTATCTGTGCTGCAACACGATGACGGACCTGCTAGCAGGCGATCCCTCGTATACACATCTCATGGCAGGACGGGAGGCTGCGGAGACCCTGCAACGGGGATTCACCGCCATCCGCGACGCCGGAGGTCCCGTCTTCGGACTCAAACGGGCCATCGACAGCGGGACGCTCCGGGGCCCGCGCATCTATCCGAGCGGAGCCATGATCTCCCAGACCTCGGGACACGGCGATTTCCGAATGATCTATGAACACGCCCACGGAGGTTGCGGCTGCGAAATGGCGCACGTCGAACAGATCGGAGCCTCGAAAATCGCCGACGGCGCCGACGCCGTGACGGCAGCCGTCCGCGAGAACCTCCGGCAGGGCGCATCGCAGATCAAACTGATGGCCGGCGGCGGTGCCGCATCGCTCTACGATCCGCTCGATGTGACCGAATTCTTCGAGGAGGAGCTCCGTGCGGCAGTCCGTGCTGCCGAGGATTGGGGCACCTATGTGATGGTTCACGTCTACAACCCGCGGGGGATCGCCCGGGCCCTGAAAGCCGGTGTGCGAAGTATCGAACACGGGCACCTGATCGACGAGCCCACGATGGCCCTGCTGGCCGAAAGCGGCGCATGGCTCAGTATGCAGGCCTTCGCCGTCGAGGACAACACCTATCCGTCGCCCGTCCAGCAAGCCAAACACCTGCAAATCTGCAACGGAACGGATCGGACATACCGCCTCGCCAAAAAACACGGCGTAAAATTGGCTTGGGGAACCGACCTGTTGTTCGATCCCGCCAATACGAAAAATCAGAATCACGGGATCGTCAAGTTGCAGAAGTGGTTCACCAATTTCGAAATTCTCAGAATGGTTACTTGCGACAACGCCCGTCTGCTGGCGCTTTCCGGCGCACGCAACCCTTATCCCGGCAATCTCGGCGTTATCGAAGAGGGTGCGTTGGCCGATCTTCTGGTAATCGAGGGCAATCCGCTCGAACGGATCGAAGTACTGGAAAATCCGCACGACAATCTCCGCGTCATCGTCAAAGACGGAGTCGTCTGCAAAAACACGCTCTGA
- a CDS encoding fibrobacter succinogenes major paralogous domain-containing protein — protein MKNLTVKIFVGLFVVATVLLQSCKKDSETYSFLLNERGAFVEEPGGTTSLGFTAINISSVTPTTVPQGWSVTVDMNERRISVTAPTTFPDDPKTLADGEEEEEENTNVRFGTVYLTGRSSGGSSVSTSLYVSLAETVDLTGQPSNCYIINKSNARYCIDVTRKGEDTEATMSPASVAILWETPYKVIEFPKLVDGKAYFYHAIGTDDDEKEFFNHGNALLGAFDAAGNLLWSWHLWCAEFDPADEQVELGGEVMMKRNLGAGVVSGTSEEDILASYGVYYQWGRKDPFVGPRYYNMADSADAQVYDSQNLRVYPEYAATDAERGSAGYASAHAMTFITGTKESGYNWLQTADVSLWGTEKNNNDPCPRGWKVPSKEVFAALHIKDVISPELEKNYGFTLSDGTNEAFFPGAGRRSFYTGALTNMNDNEVRPTPWTGYYWSSTGEGKEAYAMDFSFDINGTRAGSSFQGAALQYAAGGMQVRCVKMR, from the coding sequence ATGAAAAATCTGACAGTGAAAATCTTCGTGGGGCTGTTCGTCGTTGCGACGGTGCTGCTTCAATCGTGTAAAAAGGACAGCGAGACCTACTCGTTCCTCCTCAACGAACGGGGCGCTTTCGTCGAGGAGCCGGGCGGTACGACGTCGCTGGGCTTTACGGCGATCAACATCTCGTCGGTGACCCCGACGACCGTTCCTCAGGGCTGGTCGGTGACGGTCGACATGAACGAACGCCGCATCTCCGTGACTGCGCCGACGACCTTTCCCGACGACCCGAAGACATTGGCCGACGGGGAGGAAGAAGAGGAGGAGAATACCAACGTCAGATTCGGAACCGTCTATCTGACGGGACGTTCGTCCGGCGGATCGAGCGTTTCCACTTCGCTCTATGTTTCGCTCGCCGAGACGGTCGATCTCACGGGGCAACCCTCCAATTGCTACATCATCAACAAGTCGAATGCACGCTACTGCATCGACGTGACCCGCAAGGGCGAGGATACCGAAGCGACGATGTCGCCCGCCAGCGTGGCGATCCTGTGGGAGACGCCCTACAAGGTGATCGAATTCCCGAAGCTGGTCGACGGCAAGGCCTATTTCTATCATGCGATCGGCACCGACGACGATGAGAAGGAGTTTTTCAATCACGGAAACGCTCTCCTCGGCGCTTTCGATGCGGCGGGCAATCTGCTGTGGTCGTGGCACCTGTGGTGCGCGGAGTTCGATCCTGCCGACGAGCAGGTCGAACTGGGCGGCGAGGTGATGATGAAGCGCAATTTAGGTGCAGGCGTCGTTTCGGGCACATCCGAAGAGGATATTTTGGCTTCGTACGGTGTCTATTACCAGTGGGGGCGCAAAGATCCGTTCGTCGGGCCGCGCTACTACAACATGGCCGATTCGGCCGATGCGCAGGTCTACGACAGCCAGAATCTGCGCGTCTATCCCGAATACGCCGCGACGGATGCCGAGCGGGGGTCGGCGGGTTATGCCTCGGCTCATGCCATGACCTTCATCACGGGTACGAAGGAGAGCGGCTACAATTGGCTCCAGACGGCCGATGTGTCGTTGTGGGGGACGGAGAAAAATAATAACGACCCGTGTCCGAGAGGCTGGAAGGTGCCTTCGAAAGAGGTCTTCGCCGCTCTGCATATCAAGGACGTTATTTCGCCCGAGCTGGAGAAGAATTACGGTTTCACATTGAGCGACGGTACGAACGAAGCCTTCTTCCCCGGAGCCGGCCGCCGCAGTTTCTACACCGGCGCGCTGACCAACATGAACGACAACGAGGTGCGTCCGACTCCGTGGACGGGGTATTATTGGAGTTCGACGGGCGAAGGCAAAGAGGCCTATGCGATGGATTTCTCGTTCGACATCAACGGCACGCGTGCAGGCTCGTCGTTCCAGGGTGCGGCGTTGCAGTATGCCGCCGGCGGTATGCAGGTTCGCTGCGTGAAGATGCGCTGA
- a CDS encoding CDGSH iron-sulfur domain-containing protein, which yields MKKIDIEKGSKRADARFRITVEETGPYLIYGQPPLAQQFIMPDAEGESWYFQQGAHFPTDDEPTALCRCGASKNKPYCDGAHVHAAWDPRLTADDAPLLDNVELTEGETLSMTDNPKYCVFARFCDAKGQAWNLVGQPENDEARELAIREASMCPSGRLMAWDNETGTPYEFRFEPSLGLIEDVAIGASSGLWVRGGIPVSRESGETYEIRNRVVLCRCGASHNKPYCDGTHASIRFNDRLEGTPEGETLPEKVY from the coding sequence ATGAAAAAGATCGACATCGAAAAAGGATCGAAACGGGCCGACGCCCGATTCCGCATCACCGTCGAAGAGACGGGCCCCTATCTGATCTACGGACAGCCGCCGCTGGCCCAGCAGTTCATCATGCCCGACGCCGAGGGCGAAAGCTGGTACTTTCAGCAGGGTGCGCACTTCCCGACCGACGACGAACCGACGGCGCTGTGCCGCTGCGGCGCCTCGAAGAACAAGCCCTACTGCGACGGAGCACACGTCCACGCGGCGTGGGATCCGCGCCTGACGGCCGACGACGCTCCGCTGCTGGACAACGTCGAACTGACCGAAGGCGAGACCCTCTCGATGACCGACAACCCCAAATACTGCGTCTTCGCACGTTTCTGCGACGCCAAGGGGCAGGCGTGGAATCTGGTCGGGCAACCGGAGAACGACGAGGCGCGCGAACTGGCCATCCGCGAGGCTTCGATGTGCCCCAGCGGCCGGCTGATGGCGTGGGACAACGAGACCGGCACTCCCTACGAATTCCGCTTCGAGCCGTCGCTGGGACTCATCGAAGACGTCGCCATCGGAGCCAGCAGCGGCCTGTGGGTGCGCGGCGGAATTCCCGTCAGCCGCGAATCGGGCGAGACCTACGAGATCCGCAACCGCGTCGTGCTGTGCCGCTGCGGCGCGTCGCACAACAAGCCCTACTGCGACGGCACGCACGCCTCGATCCGGTTCAACGACCGGCTCGAAGGGACTCCCGAAGGCGAAACCCTCCCCGAAAAAGTCTACTGA
- a CDS encoding MarC family protein yields the protein MIKGSIFMFISSFMALFPVANPVGAGFLVNGFLSGLDQKTRMSIIRRIVTDYLLVGLGSLAVGHFVLALFDLSLPIIQLGGGLLICRTALQWLGDSDASAGRVSKRNADPISLRAVESRIFYPITFPISIGPGSVSVILTMMASASIRGDWVRSLLNYAIIAVVIVLMCSILYLFLTQGQKIIRKIGDNGSIVINKMVAFFTFCVGIQIVVTGIAKIFHLTAL from the coding sequence ATGATCAAAGGCTCTATCTTCATGTTCATATCCTCCTTCATGGCGCTGTTTCCTGTGGCGAATCCCGTAGGGGCGGGATTTCTCGTGAACGGATTCTTGTCGGGACTCGACCAGAAGACCCGCATGTCCATCATCCGAAGAATCGTCACCGACTACCTGCTGGTCGGCCTGGGAAGTCTGGCCGTCGGGCATTTCGTACTCGCGCTCTTCGACCTGTCGCTGCCGATCATCCAGTTGGGCGGCGGCCTGCTCATCTGTCGCACGGCGCTGCAATGGCTCGGCGACTCCGACGCTTCGGCCGGCCGCGTATCGAAAAGAAACGCCGACCCCATCAGTCTGCGGGCGGTCGAATCCCGGATATTCTATCCCATTACCTTTCCGATCAGCATCGGCCCCGGCAGCGTCTCGGTCATTCTCACGATGATGGCTTCGGCCAGCATCCGCGGCGACTGGGTCCGTAGCCTGCTCAACTACGCGATCATCGCCGTCGTCATCGTATTGATGTGCTCGATCCTCTACCTGTTTCTTACACAGGGACAAAAGATCATCCGAAAAATCGGCGACAACGGCAGCATCGTCATCAATAAAATGGTCGCGTTCTTCACCTTCTGCGTCGGCATCCAGATCGTGGTGACGGGCATCGCCAAAATATTCCACCTGACGGCACTGTAA